CGGCATATCAGCTTGTTCCGTACTCCGCCAAAAGGGAAAGTACGTTCCGAAACCGGCCTCTGGCTGGAAGATCGGTTGGTGAGTAATTTGCCCAAACCGCTGGGGCGTAAGATTTGGTGGTGGCTTCCCCCCGTGATCTGGCCAAATGAGGAGCCGCGCTGGAAGGAATTGGTCCAAATGGCGTTGGACAAGGGCGCGCGGACATTGGTGTTGAATGCTCCCTGGCAGCGTGCCTTGGTGCCTGACGGCGATGTGCGCCTTTTGGCTGGGCCGTTTTGCAATATCGCCAATGCCATGGCGGTGCAGGTTTTGGCGGAGCAGGGGTTTTCCGGTGCGTTTGTAAGTCCGGAACTTTCCGGGGAAGAGTTTTTACGTCTCCCCGCGGAGTCGCCGTTGCCGCTGGGAATGGTGCTGAAAGGTTCCTGGCCCTTGGGCATCTCCCGTGTGCTGGGACAGGGTGTCAAACCTGGCGAAACATATTCCAGTCCCAAGGGAGAGGGGTGCTGGGTGAAGCCCCTGGGCCAGAATTATTGGGTATATCCGGACTGGGAACTGGATTTGTCTAGCGAGTCAAAGGCGCTGGAGCGTGCCGGATATGCCTGGCTTGTGGATATGCGGGAGAATTGGCCCAAAAAGGTACGCGCCGCACAACGTACAAGCAAATTCAACTGGCATTTGAAGTTGCTCTAAAAACCGTGTGCAGCGGCGTCCCCTGGCGAGGCCGAAAAACGGTATTTCCCTCAAGTGTGGCAGGACTCTTCGTGTTCCAGGTAGATTGTGCCTTTGAGGTAGAGGACTGCGGGACCGGCGATTTTTACGCGGTCGCCCATGTGACGGCAAAGCAATTCTCCACCGCGTTTTGAAACCTGGTAGGCTCGGAGTTCCGACTTGTTCAGTCGATCGGCCCAGTAGGGAACCAGCGTACAATGCGCCGACCCCGTGACCGGGTCTTCCGGAATGCCAACGCTGGGCGCAAACACCCGGGACACGAAGTCGTATTCCTCGCTTGGGGCCGTGACGATCATGCTCAGTCCGTCCAGCTCGGCGATGCGTTCCATGTCCGGGGAGAGGGTTCGGATTTGTTCTTCGGATTCGAATACCGCCATGAAATCCTGGTAAAAATAGAGTTCGTCCGGTCTGGCGCCCAAGGCGCGCTGCACCCGCTCCGTCACCTGGAAGGGCTTTGCCGGCCAGGATGGAAAGTCCATGGAAAGCACGCAACCCTGGTCCCGATCCACAAACAGTCTGCCGCTTCGGGTGGCGAAAACAATGCATTGGTCTTGGTAGCCCAGCTGCTCGAACAGAACATGGGCGGCCGCCAGTGTCGCATGACCGCATAAGTCGACTTCTCCGCAAGGCGTGAACCAGCGAAGCTCATAGTATTCACCGCGTTTAACAAAAAAGGCGGTTTCGGAGAGATTGTTTTCCTGCGCAATACCGCTCAAAAGGTCATCGCTGAGCCATTCAAACAACGGCACTACGGCTGCGGGGTTGCCTCCGAACAAGCGTGAAGAAAACGCGTCCACTTGATAGAGTTCCAGCTTCATGGTTTTCCTCCAATTCAGTTGACCGGCCGTCTGGTTTGATCCGGTTTGGGCTGCTCAAGAAGGAGAAAGAGATGGCGGCCGAACCAGCGGCCGCCATTTGGAAGGCTTTAGAATCCCTGCTTGAGCAGATCGTCATCCACCCCCTGAGCACCGGGAGCTGTGGAGCCCGGATTTGTCGTGGGCGTGGGGACGGGCTGCGTTCCTTCTTTGAACGGCAGAAAGTAGGATACCATACGCATGCCGTCTCGGGAACCCTCTTCAAAACTGGCGCGGGATATGACGATACCGTCAGGTTGTTCGAAGTCCTGAAGCGGATAGTCTTCCTCAATTTCCTTACGATAATCAATCCAGATGGGAAGGGCCGTGGAACTGCCCGCTTCGCCGGCTCCCATGGAGCGCGGTTCATCAAAGCCGACATATACGCCAGTGAGCAGGTACGGGGAATAGCCCATGAACCAGGCGTCACGCTCATCGTTGGTGGTGCCTGTTTTCCCGGCCAGTGGGCGGCCCAGGACACGGGCGCGCCGTCCGGTACCCTGTTGTACGACCTCCTGCATCAAGTAGCAGATTTGGTAGGCGGTTTGCGGGCTGATGACTTCGTGGGTAACAGGCTCCGAGGAATAGATTTGTTCTCCCCAGACATCTTGGACTTCAAGAACAAGGCGCGGTTCGACCCAGGAACCGCCGCGAGGGAATACCGTGTAGGCGGAGCAGAGGTTGATGGGCGTCACCGAGGCGGATCCCAGGGCTACAGAGAGATCTTGCGGGAAATCCGCCTCCAAACCAAGGGCTTTGGCACGTTCGATGATTTTTTGGATGCCGACTTTGTGCGCAACGCGGATGGTCACAAGGTTTTTGGATTTGACCAGCGCGGTCCGCAGGGACAGCCACCCGTAGAAGCGGTGAGCGTAGTTTTCCGGCCGCCAGACCGATCCATCTTCGTTCTCAAAGACGATGGCCGTATCCTTCACCAGGGTAGCCGGGGTCATGCCGTTGTCCAGAGCCACGGAATAGACCAATGGCTTGAAGGCCGAGCCTGGCTGGCGGCGGGCCTGGGTGGCGCGGTTGTACTCGCTTCTCATGTAGTCGTAGCCGCCCACCAATGCGGGAACCTCGCCGGTTTCCGGGACGATGGAGACCAGGGCGCCTTGCACTTCGGGTTCCAGCTCAAGGTCAAAGATCCAATCTTTTTCCCCCTGCTCGGGCCGTTCTTTTACCGAAACCCAGACCACATCTCCTTTCCCCACGACCTTGCGTGCATCGGAGATTTTGCGTGCCCAGGATGCGCGTTGCCGCAAATTTGGTTTCCGGCACCAGGACATGCTGGAAACCGGAATCGTCCCGGTGAGCGGTCCAACTTTGATTTGGGCTTTGGATTTGCTCACATCGGTGACCATGGCCATCAGCCAGTCGCCGGCAGCAATGTCGTCGGGTACGACTTCCTGGGCTTCCAGGCGTTGCAGGAGTTGCGGATCTTCGTCCACGTTGCCCAATGGTCCGGGCCAGCCGCGCCGCTTGGCCGAGTTTTCCAAACCCTCGCGCAGAGCGGCCTCCGCTGCGGCCTGATGTTTGGGGTCACAAGCGGTGTAAACGGATAAGCCACGCTCGTACACTTGGTTCTTGCCGTATTTGTCGATGAGCCAGCGGCGAACTTCTTCCAGGTAATATGCCCCTGTTCCCCAGGAAGGATCGGGCATGCGTTTGAGTACTATTTCCTGTTCAAGGGCTTCTTGGCGTTCCGCTTCGGTTATCCAGCCCTGCTCGTGCATTTGGCCGAGCACGTAGCGTTGACGATCTTTGGCAAGATCGAAGTTGGCGTAGGGACTGTAGCGGCTGGGAGCCTGTGGCAGCCCGGCAAGCATGGCGCATTCCGCCAGGGTCAGGTCCAGGGCGTGTTTGCCGAAATACGTCCGCGCAGCGGCTTCCACGCCGTAGCTGTTGGAGCCGAGAAAAATTTCATTGAGGTAGATAGTGAGGATTTCCTCTTTGGTCAGATAGTTCTCCAACCTATAGGCGAGGATAGCCTCTTTGAGTTTGCGTTCATAGCTTTTGACGTTAGTGAGCAGTAGCTGCTTGACGATCTGCTGGGTGATGGTGCTGCCGCCCTGTTTGACCCGTCCGGACTTGAGGTTGATCAGGAAGGCCCGGAAAATGGCCATGAGATCCACGCCTTCATGATCGTAGAACGCGGCATCCTCGGCGGCCAGAAAAGCCATGGGAAGCCATTTGTTCATTTCGTCAAGCCGCACAAGGAAGCGCTTTTCATGATAGAAATAGCCCAGAACGCCGCCCTGTTTGTCGTAGACGGTGGTGACCAGGGCGGGGGTGTAGTCCGTGATTTCCGTAAAGTTGGGGAGATCGGCCGAGGCCCAGCGATAGAGTCCGTAAAAGGAACCGGCCGCAAGGATGGTCAGGGCCGTGGCCGTATAGAGCAGGTATTTGAGAATCTTCATAGGCTCACATCAAAAGCTGCGTTTCACCGGTTTGGAACCGGCAGTGGGAGGAAGTCCCCAGGCTAGGCGCAAGCGGCCCATCAGGTCGCGTACCGTGCCTGCGTTGGTATCAAACGTCTCAAACATGCGAAGCAGGTGTACCGCCTCCCTGCGGGCAAGGCAAGACGGCGAATCAAAAACGCTGACCTCGTTGTGCACCACCCAGAAGGGAAACAGCCGGCAATAATAGGGTCGGAGATCCTGCGGTATGCGGCATCCTTTGGAACCCAGGAACCGACAGGCTCCGCTTGCGTCCACGGCAAGCCGGAAATGGAATTTTTGCCGCGGGAACAAAGCCAGCACGCGTTCCTTTTCCCCGGGGAAAAGGCGCAAAATATTGTGAACGAATCCCTCCGTATTTTCCTGGAGGGCAAAGCCGCCTTCGTCCGGCTGGAATTCCTGGATCCGTTCCTTTTCGGTCTGAGACAAGGGAAAACAAAATTCTTCCTGGCCCGGTTCCAGGCGGCAGCAGGTTGGTCCCTGAAGGGCGCAACGTTTGCAGATGGAAGGATCGGAAGTCACGATGTCCCGTCATCTCCGTTGGTGGAAAATTTGACTCGCCCCTTGCCCAAAAGATCGTGCAGATGCACGAGGCCCAGCAATTTGTCGTCACTGTCCAGGACCGGCAGAACCGTAATCTGATGCGATTCCATCACATCCAGCACTTTGGCTGCGGATTCCTGAGGGTGGGCCGCCTTGGGGTTGGCGGTCATGACCGTGTTTGCGGGCAGAGCCGGATCGAGGATGCCCTTGCTGGCCAGGCGACGTACATCACCATCCGTGAGTACGCCGGTGAGCCGTCCCGCCTGATTTTCGAAGACGACCAGTCCGAAGCCTCCAGCATCGAGCACCTGGAGTGCCTCGCTCATGGTTGCGTTGTCCGGGACCGAGGGCAGTTCGTCTACATGCATGAGGTCGGCAACGCGTTTACTTAACCGTTGGCCCAAAGCTCCCCCGGGATGATAGCGGCGGAAGTCGCCTTTGTCGAAACCCTTGAGCTGCATGAGGCAGACGGCCAAAGCATCTCCCACGGCCAGGGTGGCTGTGGTGCTGGCGGTCGGGGCCAGTCCCATGGGGCAGGCCTCGCGCGGCACCGCCACCTGAATGACGGCGTCGGCCAGTTTCGCCATGGAGGAATCCTCCTTGGCGGTCATGGCGATGACCCAGGCTCCCAGAGAGCGGAGCGTCGGCAGGATGGCGTTCAGTTCGTCCGTTTCTCCGCTGTTGGAGATGGCCAGCACCACGTCCTCGGAGCGGATCATGCCCATGTCGCCATGGGCTCCTTCCACGGGATGCAGAAAAAAGGAGGGAGTGCCTGTGCTTGAGAGTGTGGCCGCGATTTTTCGGCCGACAAGTCCTGACTTGCCGATGCCCGTGACAACGAGCCGTCCGGCGCAGCAGGCGATGCGGCGGACAGCCGTGGCGAATCCTTCGTCCAGTTGTTCCTTGACCGCAGTCAATCCCTGGATTTCAATATCCAGCACGTTCCGGGCCATATCCAGCAAATGCGTATCCGCGTTGCCGTTGGTCATTCTTCCCACCTGCGGATGCGTGAGCGAATCACGCTATTTATTGTTGCAGTATTCTCCGATAATGCCGGGCCGGGCCACGTCCTCCAGGCAGAGCTTACCGCCGTTGGTGGAGGGAGCCACGGGATAATTGCCGTCGAAACATGCCAAGCAGTACCCGTCACGCTTGTGGACGGATTGCAGCAGTCCGTCGATGCTCAGGTAGTGCAGGCTGTCCAGGCCAATGAATCGGGCGATTTCCTCCACCGTGTTGTTGGCTGCGATCAATTCTCCCTTGGAGGAAAAATCAATGCCGTAAAAGCACGGGAACCGGATGGCGGGGCAGGAGACACGCATATGGATTTCGCGGGCACCCAGTTCACGAAGTTTTTTCACCCTTGTGCGGATGGTGGTGCCGCGCACGATGGAATCTTCCACGATGAGAATGCGCTTGCCCTTGATCATGCTGCTAACGGGGTTGAGTTTGACCCGAACGCCAAAGTCGCGCATGTCCTGCGATGGTTGGATAAATGTACGTCCCACATAGTGATTGCGGATCATGGCCAGTTCCAACGGAAGGCCTGATTCCTGTGCATATCCCACGGCCGCGTAGTTTCCGGAGTCGGGAAAGGGCATGACCATATCCGCGTCAACCGGGGCTTCACGGGCCAGGATCGCGCCCATCTCCTTGCGCCGTTCGTACACGACTTCGCCGAAGACGGTGGAATCGGGGCGTGCAAAGTAAATCAGCTCGAAAATGCAGGAGGAGCGGGGCTGCGGTTTGGTGATATTTCGTGTGGTGAGCTTGCCATTGTCCACGATGATCATTTCACCGGGTTCCACAGGGCGGAGGTATTCCGCCTCAATGAGGTCAAAGGCGCAGGTTTCCGAGGCAAAAACATAGCTGTTGCCCACTCGGCCTAGGGCCAGCGGACGGAATCCATTGGGATCCTTGATGGCGATAAGTTTGTTATTGGCCAGGATGAGCAGGGAATAGGCGCCCTTGAGGCGGCCGCAGGCCTTGGCGATGGCGTCTTCCAGGGTGTTGCCGTTCAGGTATTTGGCAATGAGATGGACCAGCACTTCGGTGTCCATGGTGGTCTGAAAAATGGAGCCTTGCTGTTCCAGTTCACGGCGCAGCTCGTAGGTGTTGACCAGATTGCCGTTGTGGGCCACGGCAAAGCGGTGTTCGCCATGTCGGACCATGAAGGGCTGGGCGTTGCGCAGCAGGGAAACGCCTGTGGTGGAGTAACGGATGTGGCCCACCGCCACTTGACCTTTCAACTCCTTACCGAGATGACGTTCATTGAACACGTCGGCCACAAGCCCCATACCGCGCTGCTCCCGGATTCCATCACCATCCCAGGTGCAGATGCCTGCTGACTCCTGGCCGCGGTGCTGCTGGGCGTAGAGACCAAAATACGTCATCCGTGCGGCCTCGGGGTGGCAATCAATGCCGAACAGACCACAGTACTCTTTTTTCATTGTACGAAATCCCCGCGATCACTTGCCCGGTCCATGGGAAAACCGGGGCGTTCTGGTTGTGTGCGTTTGTGCATATGGCCGGAGGCGCGTTCTTGGTTAAAAGAACGCGCCTCCGATCAGGATTATTGTTTTTTGTTGTCGTGATATTCTTGAAGGCAACGGACCTGGAGTCCTGCCTTGCGTACATCCTCAATGGCCTGGACCGTGGCTTTGGCACCGGCCACGGTGGTCACGTAGGGGATGTTGTAGAGCAGGGCCGCCTGGCGGATGTCCTTGGAGTCATGAACGGTTTTTCTGCCGGACACGGTGTTGATGACTAGGCTGATTTTGCGGTTTTTGATGTGGTCCACCACGTTGGGCCGCCCTTCATAGACTTTGAGCAATGGCTCCACGTCGGTGACGCCGTTGTCGTACAGATGCGTGGCGGTTCCTCGTGTGGCCATAACGCGGAAGCCCATCTCCCGGAATTTTTGCACAATGGGCAGAATGAGCGGTTTGTCCCAGTCATTGACCGCCACGAAGATTGTTCCTTCCTCGGGCAGCACCTGCCCGGCAGCGAGCTGCGCTTTCATGAAGGCGGGACCGAACTCGTAGTCGATGCCCATGACCTCGCCGGTGGAACGCATCTCCGGTCCCAGGATCACATCCACGTTGGGGAAGCGGTTGAAGGGGAACACTGCCTCTTTGACCGCGACCCAGCCTTTTTTCCGCATGGACCACGGGTCAATGTCGTTCAGTTTTTCGCCGAGCATCACGCGTGTGGCCAGTTTGGCAAGCGGCACGCCGGTCGCCTTGGAGACAAAGGGAACGGTTCTGGAAGCCCGGGGGTTTACTTCGATGATGTAAACCTCGTCGTCCTTGATGGCATACTGAACATTCATAAGGCCGACTACGCCCAATTCCAGGGCCATAGCCTTGGTCTGCCGTTCGATTTCCTGAATCAGGTCCGGGGAGATGCTGTTGGGCGGCAGCACGCAGGCGGAGTCGCCGGAATGGATACCCGCTTCCTCAATGTGTTCCATTACCCCGCCGATGTAACAGTCCTCGCCGTCGGCCAGTGCATCCACATCCACTTCCACGGCATGTTCCAGGAATTTGTCGATGAGCACCGGGTGTTCCGGGCTTACCAGCGCGGATTCACGGAAATAGCGTTCAAACTCTTCCATGGAATAGACAATGTCCATACCGCGTCCGCCCAGGACGTAGGAGGGGCGCAGAACCAGGGGAAAACCTATCTTTCCTGCGATTTCCTGTGCCTGGACAAGGCTCATGGCCGTACCGTTCAGAGGCTGGCGCAGGTGGAGTTTTTTGAGCAACCGCTTGAATCGTTCCCGGTCTTCGGCGCGGTCGATGGCGTCCGGAGAGGTGCCGATCATGGGTACACCTGCTTCCATGAGCGAAACAGCCAGATTCAGAGGGGTTTGCCCTCCGAATTGAATGATGACGCCGTCGGGTTGTTCAAACTCAACGATGTTGAGCACGTCTTCAAAGGTCAGCGGTTCAAAATACAGCCGGTCCGAGGTGTCGTAGTCCGTGGAGACGGTTTCCGGGTTGGAGTTGACCATAATGGATTGGATGCCCATGTCCCGGAGCTGGAAGGAGGAATGGCAGCAGCAATAGTCAAATTCAATGCCCTGACCGATACGGTTGGGACCGCCGCCCAGAATGATGATTTTCTTTCCCGGTGCGGGAGTAATTTCCGAGCCGCTCTCGTAGGTGGAATAGTAGTAGGGGGTATGGGCCTCGAATTCCGCGGCACATGTATCCACCAGATAGTAGGTGGGGACGATGTCCCATTCCTTGCGGAGCGAGCGGATTTTGCGGGGCGAGGTTTTCCAGAGTGTGGCGAGTTGCTGGTCGGAGTAACCATATTCTTTTGCCCGGCGCAGGATGTCGGCCAGTTCCTGGTCCTTGTTTTCAATGCCGTGCTGCTTGCCGAATTCCTGCAGGGTGTTTTCCATTTCCAGCACCTGCCGGATCTGGCGGAGGAACCAGGGGTCGATGAAGGACGTTGCGTAAATTTCCTCGTCATCGACGCCGCAGCGCATGGCGTTGCGGACGGCGTAGAGGCGTTGGGAATTGGGGTTGCGCAATTCCGTGAGCAGTTCGTCCTTGTCCAGGGGGCAGGGGGCGAAGTGTTTGCCCAAGCCGGGCATACCCACTTCCAGGGACCGTAGTCCCTTTTGCAACGCTTCCTTGAAGGTTCGTCCGATGGCCATGGTCTCACCCACGCTTTTCATGGCGGTGGTCAGATGATCTTCGGATCCGGGGAATTTTTCAAAGGTAAAGCGCGGGATTTTGATCACGCAATAGTCAATGGTCGGCTCAAAGGAGGCCATGGTCTCGCGGGTGATGTCGTTAGGCAGCTCGTCCAGGGTATAGCCCACGGCAAGCTTGGCCGCGATTTTTGCGATGGGAAAGCCGGTAGCCTTGGAGGCCAGGGCCGAAGAGCGTGAAACCCGGGGGTTCATCTCAATGATGACCAGCTCCCCGTCTTCCGGGTTCACCGCAAACTGTACGTTGGAGCCGCCGGTTTCCACACCGATTTCGCGCATGATGGCCAGAGCCGCGTCACGCATCTGCTGGTATTCCCGATCCGTGAGCGTCTGAGCCGGGGCCACCGTGATGGAGTCGCCGGTGTGTACGCCCATGGCGTCCAGGTTTTCGATGGAGCAGATGATCACGCAGTTGTCTTTTTTGTCCCGCATGACCTCCAGCTCGAATTCTTTCCAGCCCAGGACGGACTGCTCAAGCATGATTTCGTTTTTCATGGAAAGAGCCAATCCTTTTGAGGAAATGGCTTCCAGTTCTTCCATGTTGTAGGCTACGCCGCCGCCGGTGCCGCCCAGAGTATAGGCAGGCCGCACGATGATGGGGAAAGATATCTTTTCGCCCCAGGCGCGCACGTCGTCCATGCTGCGGGCGATGCCGCTGGCGGGTACCTTCAGGCCGATATTTTCCATGGCTTCGCGGAACAGCTGTCGGCTTTCAGCCTTTTGGATGACGGCCTCATTGGCGCCAATAAGTTCCACTCCGTATTCTTTCAGTACGCCCATTTCCGCCACGGCCAGGGCCGTGTTCAGGCCGGTCTGTCCGCCCAGGGTGGGCAGCAGGGCGTCGGGTCGCTCTTGGGCAATAATGCGGGCCACGGTTTCCGGCTCAATGGGTTCCACATAGGTGCGGTCGGCCAGTTCCGGGTCGGTCATGATGGTGGCCGGGTTGGAGTTCACCAGGACCACTTCATAGCCTTCCTCTTTGAGGGCTTTCAGCGCCTGGGTGCCGGAATAGTCGAATTCGCAGGCCTGTCCGATGACAATCGGGCCGGACCCGATCAGCATGATCTTCTTCAGGTCGGTGCGTTTGGGCATGGACTTCCTTCAGAAAAAAAGGTTGGATGATGTCATGTGTTGAAGCAAGAGAACATAAGCCATCTTCAGCCGATGAGCAAGCGTGGACCCTTGGTCCTCAATAGGTGGGAAATCCCATGGATTGCGGTATGATGTTTCGTTGGCTTGTCTGACGAGCTTTGGAAAATGGTGGTCGCGGAACCCATCTAGATCTGATGCTGATGAGGAGGTCGTATGTCGGAACAACCAAAAGTGGGCATTGCCGAATGTCTGCTTGGAAAGAATGTTCGGTTTGACGGTGGTCATAAATTGGATCGCTACCTGCGGGATGTCCTGGGGCGTCATGTGACGTATGTTCCTGTCTGCCCCGAGATGGAATGCGGTATGTCCATCCCCAGGGAGGCAGTGCGCTTGGTGGGTGACCCGGAATCCCCTCGGTTGGTGACCAGTCGTTCCGGAGTGGATTGGACCTCGCAAATGCAGGACTGGGCGAAGCAGCGCCTGGACGCGCTGGCTGGGGAAGAGCTTTGCGGGTACATTTTTAAGTACGGCTCCCCTTCCAGTGGCATGAGCCGGGTCAAGGTGTATCCGGAAAAGGGCGGCCCACCGTCCATGAAGGGCCGCGGCATGTTCGCAGGGATGTTCATGGACCGATTTCCGCTGTTGCCCGTGGAAGACGACGGACGACTGAATGATCCAGGGTTGAGGGAAAATTTCATACAACGGATTTTTACGACGCACCGCTGGCAGGCCGTGCTTAAGTCCGGGTTGACGCCTGGGCGTCTGGTGGACTTCCACTCCCGGCATAAGCTGTTGGTCATGGCTCATAATGTCCAGGCTTACCGTGACCTGGGAAAGCTGGTGGCCCAGGCCGGAACCATGGATCTGGCCGTACTTTCAGATCGGTATTTTGAGCGGCTGCTGCACGGCATGCGTCGTCCCGCCACTCTTAAAGGGCATCGCAACGCCCTGGATCATTGCCAGGGGTATTTCAAAAAACAACTGGAACCGTTTGAAAAGCAGGAATTGCGGGAGGTCATTGCCCAGTATGCCGAAGGACTGATCCCACGTATTGTCCCCATCACCCTGTTGAATCATTATGTTCGAAAGTACGGTCAGGAGTATCTGGCCGCTCAGGTGTACCTCAATCCTCCGCCTAGTGAGTTGAAGCTTTTAAACCACGTTTGAAGTGGAAGAAGCTGGAGAAACGACCGCTCCCGGCCTGGAAAATGGTCGGGAGCGGTTTTTTAGGCAGAAAGCTGGGAGGACTCGTCTTTCAACAACAAAAGATAGTTGCGGAAGAGCCTTGGGCAGAGATTGCTGAACACGTCAAATTCGTTGAGAAGTTCGAG
The sequence above is drawn from the Paucidesulfovibrio gracilis DSM 16080 genome and encodes:
- a CDS encoding PhzF family phenazine biosynthesis protein; protein product: MKLELYQVDAFSSRLFGGNPAAVVPLFEWLSDDLLSGIAQENNLSETAFFVKRGEYYELRWFTPCGEVDLCGHATLAAAHVLFEQLGYQDQCIVFATRSGRLFVDRDQGCVLSMDFPSWPAKPFQVTERVQRALGARPDELYFYQDFMAVFESEEQIRTLSPDMERIAELDGLSMIVTAPSEEYDFVSRVFAPSVGIPEDPVTGSAHCTLVPYWADRLNKSELRAYQVSKRGGELLCRHMGDRVKIAGPAVLYLKGTIYLEHEESCHT
- a CDS encoding penicillin-binding protein 1A codes for the protein MKILKYLLYTATALTILAAGSFYGLYRWASADLPNFTEITDYTPALVTTVYDKQGGVLGYFYHEKRFLVRLDEMNKWLPMAFLAAEDAAFYDHEGVDLMAIFRAFLINLKSGRVKQGGSTITQQIVKQLLLTNVKSYERKLKEAILAYRLENYLTKEEILTIYLNEIFLGSNSYGVEAAARTYFGKHALDLTLAECAMLAGLPQAPSRYSPYANFDLAKDRQRYVLGQMHEQGWITEAERQEALEQEIVLKRMPDPSWGTGAYYLEEVRRWLIDKYGKNQVYERGLSVYTACDPKHQAAAEAALREGLENSAKRRGWPGPLGNVDEDPQLLQRLEAQEVVPDDIAAGDWLMAMVTDVSKSKAQIKVGPLTGTIPVSSMSWCRKPNLRQRASWARKISDARKVVGKGDVVWVSVKERPEQGEKDWIFDLELEPEVQGALVSIVPETGEVPALVGGYDYMRSEYNRATQARRQPGSAFKPLVYSVALDNGMTPATLVKDTAIVFENEDGSVWRPENYAHRFYGWLSLRTALVKSKNLVTIRVAHKVGIQKIIERAKALGLEADFPQDLSVALGSASVTPINLCSAYTVFPRGGSWVEPRLVLEVQDVWGEQIYSSEPVTHEVISPQTAYQICYLMQEVVQQGTGRRARVLGRPLAGKTGTTNDERDAWFMGYSPYLLTGVYVGFDEPRSMGAGEAGSSTALPIWIDYRKEIEEDYPLQDFEQPDGIVISRASFEEGSRDGMRMVSYFLPFKEGTQPVPTPTTNPGSTAPGAQGVDDDLLKQGF
- a CDS encoding YkgJ family cysteine cluster protein, which produces MTSDPSICKRCALQGPTCCRLEPGQEEFCFPLSQTEKERIQEFQPDEGGFALQENTEGFVHNILRLFPGEKERVLALFPRQKFHFRLAVDASGACRFLGSKGCRIPQDLRPYYCRLFPFWVVHNEVSVFDSPSCLARREAVHLLRMFETFDTNAGTVRDLMGRLRLAWGLPPTAGSKPVKRSF
- a CDS encoding KpsF/GutQ family sugar-phosphate isomerase, with translation MTNGNADTHLLDMARNVLDIEIQGLTAVKEQLDEGFATAVRRIACCAGRLVVTGIGKSGLVGRKIAATLSSTGTPSFFLHPVEGAHGDMGMIRSEDVVLAISNSGETDELNAILPTLRSLGAWVIAMTAKEDSSMAKLADAVIQVAVPREACPMGLAPTASTTATLAVGDALAVCLMQLKGFDKGDFRRYHPGGALGQRLSKRVADLMHVDELPSVPDNATMSEALQVLDAGGFGLVVFENQAGRLTGVLTDGDVRRLASKGILDPALPANTVMTANPKAAHPQESAAKVLDVMESHQITVLPVLDSDDKLLGLVHLHDLLGKGRVKFSTNGDDGTS
- the purF gene encoding amidophosphoribosyltransferase, with the translated sequence MKKEYCGLFGIDCHPEAARMTYFGLYAQQHRGQESAGICTWDGDGIREQRGMGLVADVFNERHLGKELKGQVAVGHIRYSTTGVSLLRNAQPFMVRHGEHRFAVAHNGNLVNTYELRRELEQQGSIFQTTMDTEVLVHLIAKYLNGNTLEDAIAKACGRLKGAYSLLILANNKLIAIKDPNGFRPLALGRVGNSYVFASETCAFDLIEAEYLRPVEPGEMIIVDNGKLTTRNITKPQPRSSCIFELIYFARPDSTVFGEVVYERRKEMGAILAREAPVDADMVMPFPDSGNYAAVGYAQESGLPLELAMIRNHYVGRTFIQPSQDMRDFGVRVKLNPVSSMIKGKRILIVEDSIVRGTTIRTRVKKLRELGAREIHMRVSCPAIRFPCFYGIDFSSKGELIAANNTVEEIARFIGLDSLHYLSIDGLLQSVHKRDGYCLACFDGNYPVAPSTNGGKLCLEDVARPGIIGEYCNNK
- the carB gene encoding carbamoyl-phosphate synthase large subunit, with amino-acid sequence MPKRTDLKKIMLIGSGPIVIGQACEFDYSGTQALKALKEEGYEVVLVNSNPATIMTDPELADRTYVEPIEPETVARIIAQERPDALLPTLGGQTGLNTALAVAEMGVLKEYGVELIGANEAVIQKAESRQLFREAMENIGLKVPASGIARSMDDVRAWGEKISFPIIVRPAYTLGGTGGGVAYNMEELEAISSKGLALSMKNEIMLEQSVLGWKEFELEVMRDKKDNCVIICSIENLDAMGVHTGDSITVAPAQTLTDREYQQMRDAALAIMREIGVETGGSNVQFAVNPEDGELVIIEMNPRVSRSSALASKATGFPIAKIAAKLAVGYTLDELPNDITRETMASFEPTIDYCVIKIPRFTFEKFPGSEDHLTTAMKSVGETMAIGRTFKEALQKGLRSLEVGMPGLGKHFAPCPLDKDELLTELRNPNSQRLYAVRNAMRCGVDDEEIYATSFIDPWFLRQIRQVLEMENTLQEFGKQHGIENKDQELADILRRAKEYGYSDQQLATLWKTSPRKIRSLRKEWDIVPTYYLVDTCAAEFEAHTPYYYSTYESGSEITPAPGKKIIILGGGPNRIGQGIEFDYCCCHSSFQLRDMGIQSIMVNSNPETVSTDYDTSDRLYFEPLTFEDVLNIVEFEQPDGVIIQFGGQTPLNLAVSLMEAGVPMIGTSPDAIDRAEDRERFKRLLKKLHLRQPLNGTAMSLVQAQEIAGKIGFPLVLRPSYVLGGRGMDIVYSMEEFERYFRESALVSPEHPVLIDKFLEHAVEVDVDALADGEDCYIGGVMEHIEEAGIHSGDSACVLPPNSISPDLIQEIERQTKAMALELGVVGLMNVQYAIKDDEVYIIEVNPRASRTVPFVSKATGVPLAKLATRVMLGEKLNDIDPWSMRKKGWVAVKEAVFPFNRFPNVDVILGPEMRSTGEVMGIDYEFGPAFMKAQLAAGQVLPEEGTIFVAVNDWDKPLILPIVQKFREMGFRVMATRGTATHLYDNGVTDVEPLLKVYEGRPNVVDHIKNRKISLVINTVSGRKTVHDSKDIRQAALLYNIPYVTTVAGAKATVQAIEDVRKAGLQVRCLQEYHDNKKQ
- a CDS encoding YbgA family protein; the encoded protein is MSEQPKVGIAECLLGKNVRFDGGHKLDRYLRDVLGRHVTYVPVCPEMECGMSIPREAVRLVGDPESPRLVTSRSGVDWTSQMQDWAKQRLDALAGEELCGYIFKYGSPSSGMSRVKVYPEKGGPPSMKGRGMFAGMFMDRFPLLPVEDDGRLNDPGLRENFIQRIFTTHRWQAVLKSGLTPGRLVDFHSRHKLLVMAHNVQAYRDLGKLVAQAGTMDLAVLSDRYFERLLHGMRRPATLKGHRNALDHCQGYFKKQLEPFEKQELREVIAQYAEGLIPRIVPITLLNHYVRKYGQEYLAAQVYLNPPPSELKLLNHV